A window of Salvia splendens isolate huo1 chromosome 8, SspV2, whole genome shotgun sequence genomic DNA:
GCGGAATTGCCCTCGGTTGGTGACGGATGATGGAGCTTCACAGCGGTACTCACGGACCTGCAGTGGGGTCGGCCGATTGGGTCCGTCGTTGGCCATGGCAGCGCCTCCAATCGCAGCCGCCGATCTCCGCTGCAGCGATAGGGATGATTGAAGCACActcaaaaaaagagagagaataagaaGCAAAACCCCCTTCAAAATTGAGATAAATGAATTGAAGTGAGAGAAATAAATTGACCCTTGAAATATACAACACGAGAAATATCAAGTAAGATTTGACAAAAGTCTACGTAGGGTCTGCAGGTGAGTATAGGTGTGCGCAGAGTAGGTGTGCAGGTTGGTGGACATTTGACTAAAATGCCCTTCAAGCCATTTGGGCTTTTTCGTCCGAAAATTGGCTACAGATACAAGATATAtgattatgtttaaggttagAGTCTTGCagcgatattttttttgttagggaccTACAGTCTCACAAACGGAAACGTTATGGACTTTTGAGGTAGTTCACTCTTTGATCAAAATTGAATTTGGTGgaaaatttaatactccatccttcccaactaaattgagtcgtatttctttttgagaTGTTccaataaagttgagtcattttcttttttgacaaaaaacaaaatattcaatcactcttacaaattaaaaattgataCTCTTCCAATCTGCTAGCATAAAACTAGAAGGGGCAGATACCCCTACTCATATTTCACCACACATATATGTAGCACTGTAATTTAGATTAGAGTTTTTTGTATTAACATTCCACTAATTGTCTCTTTTACTAAGAATTCATGCCTTCGTTCACGGTATCTGTTATTTATAGTCTTATTTTGATTCGGCACGAATTTGAAAAAATTGCTTAActtttataaagaaaaatggaaaatgagTTGACAAATTGAGGAGTCCACTTTTATATGGTGTTATAAATATAATGTCAGTGTAATGATTTAATTCAATTGTGGGTCCACCTACCAAAATGTGGAAAAACAAATAGAGACTTTAAATTATGGGCatctcaaaatgacaaaatgagataTAATGTATaaagggatttatattttttcatcatATTTAAGATATATGATAAAAATCTAAATTGACGTAATAATTTTTTCTAGACTAAAGgcccattttggtccttaacatattgcgatttattgattttggtccaaaacattatcttttgaattattcggtccctcacaaataaaaacgggtaaCATTTGGTCCGAATTTGACGAAACCTTTAAAAGTTAACGGTCAACGAATCTTAATTCGATTTTAACCGGATTAActtaataattatgttttattaatgtctaatatttaataactaaaaactaaaaattaaaaattttaagttaaTATTTTAAGCTTGACGAGAACCTCGCGGTAGACACCGAGATATTACAGTTTTTATTATCAACCATAATTGGACCAGAATGGACCTACTCCGTTCCTCTTGATGTAGTAATTTGGGGGGTTTGAGTACCAGAATTCGTCGTCGTTGTGGGCGGAGAGATAGACCTCGATCACTGCTCTGTATGTGTTGCTAGGGATTTGAATCTCCCTGGAAACGGCGTCGTTCTCGCTCTGGATTCTGAACCAGAACCCTTCCTCCCCTGCGGCCGACACTGGGATGATCAAATCGGCGGGGATTTGGTTCAATTCCAGCGACGCAGTGGGAAAATTGCGTATGAGTTTTCTAGGGCTTGAGATTGAGGATTTTCTGATGTTGTAGAAGAGGAAGGTGATGTTGACCTAGAAGATGCCGGTGTATGTGTCGTCGACGATGTTCTCGAGCATGACGAAGAGGGTGAGGTTGGAGCGGCGGAGGAGGGAGGAGTAGCGGGTGATGTCTTTGCggaaggtccaggagattccGTGAGGGGTGGGCTCGGGGGTGCTGGTGCGGAGGAGCTCGGTGCCGATGAGCCAGACTGCGGAGATGCGGTCGTATTGTGAGCCATTGGAGGCGTCGGAGAATTGGAGGACGGTTGGACCAGGTGCAGTCGAGGGGGGAAGAGTAGTTAGCGGCAGCGGGGGGAGATTGTAGGTGTTGCCGAAGCTGTGGGTGAAGAGGGGGAGGCTGCAGGTGGCGTGGGCCAGGgggaattataattttttagttttgGATTAATTAAGTATTAGgcattaataaaacataattattaacttaatccggtcaaaatcgATTTAAGATTCGTTGACCGTTAACTTTTAACGGTTCCGTCCAAttcggaccaaatgtgatcggtttttatttgtgagagaccgaataattcaaaagataatgttttggactaaaatcaataaatcgtaatatgttaaggaccaaattgagccttttatttcatcaagctcccttattattattattattattattattattattattattcaatcTTGCTTCCTTTTTATTCATCAATCTTGCTCCCTTTTTAACCCCTTCTTTATTCATCAATCTTgctgcctttttatttctttgatttctCCATCTTATTTCTCTGTCAATGCTTTTGAAAGTCATCCATAGAATAGACGGAAGTCGGCGTCCTTCCGTTGAAAAATCAATGTCGCCGCTCGAGATCATCATATTAAACCTCGATGGTATGCATGGTTTGACTTGACTCAATACatatcatatttttaattttgtatgaAATGTTTCATATCATAGGTGTACCCTAttaaacatagtctaatatacATTGTATAAATTGCCAAATCCATATGCATACCAATAAAAAAGTTTGGTGTACAATGAATTTAACCAATTCATACGAAGTTTGATGAAAAACAGTCAATCAATTAAGATGGAACGGTTGGAATATAAGAGTTCAAGCCAGAGAAGTACAATAGTGAAACAAGTAGTATAAGAATTCAGTCGTCCTCTAACTTTATCGAGTGATTCCTGATACGATATTTAGTCCTTTTTAAGCCCAATCTCTTCCTCAATAtactttacatgatttaaatTTTATCATATCTCGATCTTTCTCTACACCTATAAAAATATCCATTAGGCTCATAATTATGGATTGATCTCTTATCTTTTCTTTAATTCTAAAATCCTCGAGACAAAATATTTTAGGGATCCACGTAAGAGAGGATTAAAGACATTACTATCTCATTGAATAAAAGATTGACCTAGTAATTTGGTACTTTTATTTTGTACAGTATATTGTTTAATCAAGCTATATGTGACTAATTTTCTGAATTACTCATAGCTTGTGGAATTGTTTCGAATTCTATTTCTCCTGATAATAAATTTCTAATTTCAAGCAATTCAattcttttctattttggttATATATCCATAAGTGTCATGTAACATagttttggatttattttttattctttttaactCCGAATGAGGAACAAACTTAGGAAAAAGATCATATGACTAAAACTAATAAGGGGAGAGTCCATGAGGTTATGTTTGTGTTGACCTTTAACAAAAATTAATCTAAAGCCTATTATGCATATTGTAGGGGTGATAACTGATAAGTTAAGAGTAACTATTGTATCTTTTGTGATATATTTGTCttgtttttattcattttattttttattttttaattatcgTTCGTATCTCAGTTTTATCACTTTTTAGTCTTTTATTAGAAGTTTTCCATCCAAATCGTCTCCATATAGGTTCGACtcctaataattaattatttttgacGACATTCTCTTGTAGTTTAGAAGTATATTTagattatttattaatatttatttatatgaattaaaCTATATGTTTATACCCCGAAAATTCACAATAATAAATACCTTAACTATTATAAAATCTGATGGGATTTAGTAACCATTTGTCCCACCAGAAATAGGCAAATTCTGTCGAAATTAATAAAGACAATTCACCTATTCTATTCTTCACTCATTTAAACATTGCAACTTATTactataaaaaacaaaaaaacaaaatggaaCTTGAAATAATTCCAGAAAAGGGATGGATTTTAATGTAGAAATTATATGAGTGAGCATGAGCCTGTCAAATTATTATATACTACCAAAATTTGGAATGTAGCCTGGCCTTAGCAATCCATATCCAAACACATAAAATAGACGTTGAACATTCACTAAAGTAAGATCACAATACCTGAATATAAGAATACTTCAATCTCACCCCATCTTTTTCTTGAACAAAACCTTTTGGCaactttttttgttgttttttttttcaaatggaGAGTTTAGCTGAGCACGGAGATGCTGATACGACTGAGTCGAGAGGTAGCAGACCGACTTCTCATGATAATTCTTCTTCGCCCTTCGACTTTCATTATTGTTGTTGTAACAAACAGATGATATTTGTATGAATTGAGTAGAAATTGAGATGATGAAAGAGAAGTTCGCGAAGTTGTTGCTTGGCGAAGATATGTCAGGAAGTGGTCAAGGAGTTTGTTCTGCTCTCGCCATCTCGAATGCCATCACTAATCTATGTGGTAGTAATATTTATAGCAATTCTGTGCCTCTCCCTCCTCTTCTTGCATTGATTTGGTTCAATTTTCATGTGTAGCCTCGGTGTTTGGACGACTATGGAGATTGGAGCCATTGCCTTCGGATAAGAGATCGCTGTGGCGAAGGGAGATGGAATGGCTTCTATCTGTGACTGATCACATTGTTGAACTTAAACCATCTTTGCAAATACTTCCAAATGGAGCTAGAGTTGAGGTAATCGTCGTTATCATGTCAACTCGATAGGTAGATGAAGCTGAGTTGTGGATAATGTTTGTTTTGTAGTAATGAGTTTTGACAATTTTCTGTGTTTTGCAGGTTATGAGTTGCCAACCAAGATCAGATCTGTATGTTAATTTGCCAGCTCTTCAGAAGCTTGATAGCATGCTACTTGTAAGTTTGTGTCGTTGTTGTTTGTGCTACGAATATTTTTCTTATGTATTTGATCCATCCGTATTAGGAAACACTCGATGGATTTTCCAAGACGGTGTTTTGGTATGTCGATCAAGGTATAGTTGCACCACAAGCTGATGGAACGGTCTCCTTCCAGAAACGGCAGGAGGACAAGTGGTGGCTGCCCGTTCCACGCCTTCCTCCCGGTGGCTTGCCTGAGGCCGCGAGGAAGCTGTTAAGTCACAAGCTTGAATCTGTGAATCAGATTCTTAAAGCTTCTACAGCCATCAACAGCAGCACTTTGGCTGATATGGAAGTTCCAGAATCATACTTGGAAACTCTTCCAAAGGTTTGATATTTTATCCTATGTTATTAGCCTTTCACAAAACGAAAAAATAAACATCGTGATCAAATTCCAAATCAATTCCGTTGGATGTTGCAATTCAGACAGGGCGAGCTTGTCTTGGGGAGGTCATCTACCGTTGCATTACCTCAGAGCGTTTCTCCTCAGAATGCTTGCTTGACTGCCTCGATCTTGAATCCGAGCATGCTGCTCTGGATATGGCAAACTGCGTGGAGGCAGCAATCTACGTGTGGCGTAGAAAACAGTCCCCTAAATCCACACCTCACCCGAGCCATTGTGCTGCCAGGTCATCTTGGGTGATTGTAAAAGATCTGGTGGCGTATGGCGACAAGAGTGAGTTACTCGCTGAAAGAGCCGAATCCCTCCTGCAATCCTTGAAGCAGCGATTCCCGGGACTCACACAAACTACGCTAGACGCCACCAAAATACAATACAACAAGGTCCACACCATTTGTAACAACCTCACATCTTTAAACTCGTCTCTGATAGTATTGTTTCGCGCTTCAGGATGTTGGGAAGTCCATCTTGGAGAGCTACTCGAGGGCCATGGAGAGTTTGGCGTTCAACATTGCAGCACGCATTGAGGATCTACTCTACGTGGACGACATCAACAAGCAGTCGGACAGGCTCTCATCAGCTCACAGGACACCTAACAAATCTCCTGACCCGGCCACAGGAGAGAGGACGCCCTTACTGGTCGGGAGTTGCCACAAGCCTATGCGATGCGGTATGGGAGTGAAGAGAGTCCTCACGCACTATCTTGTTGGTGATGGGAAGGCGAACGGCTGTGGCCAAAATCGCCAAGGCATTGATGCTGTTTCTACCAGAGTGAGTGAAGGGATAGCATCTCACCGGAGCATAGATTCGAAGTATCAGCTGATATAGACAGGTAGTGTTCTTGTGGTAAATAGCTTTAGTTTGTTGTACTTGTTTGGAGAAAGAGGCAAATATGACTCTTTCTGAGTGAAACTGGGAAATGTACTAaactatatagtagtatatgtgTATTCTCATTTGCTACCCAATTTTTTACTAAACTCATCCAACTGATCATCATGAAACTTGTATGAGTAGAGTCTTTGCTTCAATTGTAGAACTAAAGAATTGAACATCAATTGCATTTGTAGAACTAAAGAGCCACGTGACCTCGTCTCGATACAGTTTATGATCGAAATAATCACATTGCATCAACATTCAACCATTATTCTAACACAGAGATAGATGGCTACAAAAATGTAAATAGTCTACTTGTTTTGAGTCATGGAGAGTGAAGAAAACACCACAGATCAGTTCAATTGATTGTGTGCCTAGTCAGCTTTCCAAGAGGAGAGTGGAGGTGTCTCAGAGGCGATCCAAGTGCTAGCCATCAAAGCGTGCCTTTCGCCCTTAACGACGTCAGCTGAGACATAGGACTCGAGTTCAGCCATGTCTTGCTGAGTTAGTTTCACTGAGAGAGCCCCTATGTTTTGGTTCAAGTTTGTGATCTGAGTGGTGCCAGGTATGGGACACACATCATCTCCTCGGTGGTGAACCCAGGCCAACGCCAGCCGAGATGGGGTGCAACCCTTCCGTGCTGCCATTTCGGTTACCCTGTCAAATACCGCCTTGTTTGTTTCAATATTTTCTATCTGGAACCTTGGGAGATTCTACAACACAAGAATGATGCACCAATATAAGTTGTTCCATTAAATAGAAAAGTCAGTATCATAAAGATGAATATCACAGAAACTGAAAACTAAGCTATTGAAGTAAACATTATGCATTAACATCTTATAAATCAAAGCAAGATCAAAGATATACAGATTCTACTTTTACAAGCCTACCTTAAAATTACCGGGAAAGATTAACTAACGCTATGACTAACCTTTCGCACGTCGCCTTCTGGTAAACTATGTATCAACTGAACACCCGAGGAAAAGAAACCCCGCCCGAGTGGACTGTATGCAACAATTCCAATACCAAGTTCTCTGAAATTGAcatgaaaaaaagtaaaaatgaacATTTAATATGACTTACattctacaaaaaaaaaatgaagggaCGGAAAGAGAAGTTGTTGCCTGCACGTGGCAACTATTTCGTCCTCCAAATCCCTCGACCACAAAGACCACTCGTTCTGAATTGCAGTTAACGGATGAACAGCGTGAGCCCTCCTGATTGTCGAAGCAGAGGCCTCAGACAAACCAACGTATTTTATCTTCCCTTCTTCAACGAGTTTCTTTAATTCTCCCATCTTGAAATAACGTGACAATGATAGCAGAAGACCGCATAATTCATCAACAAACACATGAAGCACGTACAAAATTCAAGTACTATATAACATGATGCACTTTGGCACAAAAGGACTAATGGATAAAGAGATCAAACCGTGACTTCAATTGGAACTCGCGTATCAATCCTATGAGCATAGTAGAGATCAATGTAGTCAATGCCAAGACGGTTCAGGCTCGCTTCACACGCTGACCTCACATACTGTGGGTCGCCACGTATCTCGGTATTCCCATCATTTGTGGTTATTCCAAACTTTGTAGCAACTTGCACTTTTTCTCTGGCCACCCCTTTCAAGGCCTACACCATTTTCGCAACAAAATGAGTCGTCTGCCTATTATAAACCGATTACCACACAACGCGAATAATTCACAGATTTTCGTTTAGGTTGATCAAATGTTGaatccttaaattcttttaaatgCACAACAATCATTCATACAATGCTTTAGATCTCCATATAATATTACGAAAGAGATGCAAATTTCGCGAAGAATTATAGATCCATTTGCGGATGCTTTTCACGTAAAAATCATGAAACATAACATACATTGCTAGCAAATTATTCtgaaaataagaagaaaaaacagAAAGGAAAATGGCTACCTTGCCTATGAGGATTTCATTGGTGTGGGGGCCGTAGTTGTCTGAGGTGTCGAGAAACGTGACACCGGAATTGAGGGCGTGATGAATGAGCTTGATCATATCGGATTCGGGCTTGGGCGGGCCGTAGAGAAAGGACATGCCCATGCAGCCCAGCCCTTGCTTCGAAACGTGGAGACCCTGCGACCCGAGTTTAACCCTCGGCACCTTCTCCTCCATGATCACAAATTTCCAATGATTTTATCTTCCTGATTTGCTAGATTTTTCATCGGTTTGTAACACAAAAAAATTCTCAGATCGATTCAATTCTGTCCAATAAGAAATGTGTGTATGTATGCATGTTTTTACGCTGGCTTCTTTTTGTGTGATTAAGATTTGATAGAATTGCAAAATGTAACTGCAATTTTATAGATGcatgtaatttttttctttgtaaaaaataacataaaattttaTGCATGGTAGTCTAATATTATGTTCTTAGAATTCATGTTCCAAATCTCTCAATTTTACAATTTGAATCCAATCTTAGAAGAATTATAATGATATTTAAttacatatttataaaaatcatgtgcttaatatttttttttctatgcaTGAGTTAATTGCATTCTAAATATGCAATATGTGATTCAAACACGAATTGGATTACTTCATTTAATcacataaataaattatgttcAACATCTCGACCATACCACACGTCTTTACACCAATCAAGACTCGTAAATATGATATCATGAGCTAACTCAAAAAATATAAGACTCCAATATCATTGAATTTGTAATTTATACTTTGATGGTGACAAAAATGTGAATTAACAGACTCTAACTAAGTTAGAATTTTTAAAACAAGATCATTCATCTTCAAAGCAAACTATGAGAAATTAAATGAGtctaaatatttataaaagaaGTTTATGTGAACAGGaacttatttataaataaatcaaGTTCGACTATGATGCGATGATAAACGAAGGAAATTTGAACTTTATAATGTAATGTTGCATTCGATTAGGGCCACCAAGACACTAATTTGGATAGAGAAAGACAACACTATCATTGTCCATTGATGAGATAAATAACTTGCGTATTAAATTTTGAAGTGATAATAATCAATTgtctaaaatatactcccttcttTCGccattaagagtctcatttcttggcagcacgaattttaagatTTGTTAAAAAAGTGGtaggaaaaaagttagtggaaaattAGTCTCATTTGTATAAATTAGATTTTATTGAATAACTGGACCACATCTGTGGTTGGGTCGATTAATTCAGTCTCTGGGCTGAATTGAAATTGAAACCCGCTGTGAATAAAATACATGGCCCAAGTTATGTGGCCCAGTTTATTTGATCCACTTACCTAGTCGCTCCAATGGCCGCCACGTGTGCACTCCATGCGGATCACGAGTCTCAGCCGTCGGATGAAGGGTTGTGTTTGTTTGCTGAGTAATATTCACCGCCTCCTCACTTTCCCTTCACTAATTCTGAATACTCTCACTCTCTCTTGTGATATTCTCTGCCTTCTCtctgcactctctctctcttctcacaGTGGTTATcgtcggtcatcttctccgaCCTTGTGCTTCCACCGATGATTCTTGGTTTTATAGAGATCCTTCGGTATAGATCCTAAGTCAGGCCACTTCTTCGGTTGCCTCCTCAGATCTAGTGTAAGGTTTGACCTTGTGGTTAGATCTGGTTGTGATTGGAGATATTCTTGAGAGTTCCTGTGTTGTGAGGTTGAGATTTAAGAGAATCGTGTTGATCCGTGTGTTGAGTATGTCGTGGTGTGCGGTAGTCGGTGAGATCTAGGGTTTCTGATCTCAGATGGTTTGATCCGTTCAACGGCTTATACTTTGTGACGATCAATTGAGTTTTGGGGAGGTCCAAGGCCTTGTGCAATCACTACTGTGACCTGAGTCATTCCGTTCAAATCTCTGGTTTCTTTACTTGTGCTCTCTTTGTGTTTCAGATCCTCAGGGATCTTGTTTTGGTTTACTAACTTGTTTATCTAAGTGCGCATGTAATACAATGGATTAGCTTATTTTCAGTACCGATTGAGGATCTGAATATTAGCTAGGGTTTATCCATGTATCTTGTCTTAGAGGATTCTGATAGTGTAAATCTTGTAATCATCTTTTGTATTCTGGCTTGTGACTCCTGAGACTAGCCATCTCAGTAGCGGTGTAATTGCAAAAGAGGTCCTGGTAATTAGTGTCCATGGTGATCTGATCCCTACAATTTtcaatgaaatgtgagtagaatgagttagtagaatgtgagactctattaccatttttagtaaaaatgaaccggtattcctattcgcggacggactaaaatgaaaaatcagGACTTCTATTCgcagacagagggagtacttccTTCGTTTCAATTGACTTGATTCATATTTCAATTTCAGTTGCCTTAGTTACTTAAATCTTTCCATTtatggctaaaaacaaaacattttatttcacttaagttattctctcttatactttatttcATCTTCTCTCACCTATTATAATATTTCccctacttttttatatataacCTAATAAACACAATTTTCGTAAATCTCATGctaaaaagaaatactccatCTCAAATAACGTGGATAGAGTAATAATTACTTCATCCGTGTAAAAGTAAATGTCACACTTGAAAATGACACATGTAGGAGAGTAGTATTATTTAGCATCttaagggcatccgcaacggtgcACGTCAGCAGCTTGgtctcgtctcagcgagacgagTCACCGACGAGACACCATTGCGGTGGTCTCATTGTGTAGAGTAtcgcgggggggggggggggggggggggggaggggggaGCGAATTATTGAGGTAGCGGTTGCGGTTGATTGGTCCATGACTCCCACTCGCCGACAtacgagtgggcgtcgttttaTAGCAGTTTGAATTGATTTAAAAAAcagataaaattaaacaattaataaaatgttCTTAATTccccaaaatataattttttttatttttttatcctcCAGCTCATcctaaaatcatctataaatacctcattcatcacatcatttttTACACCAAAAACACTATATCTTAATCTCTTACTCATTTTGCTctcaaaaattttattttcagttgTGCAAATATGTCCAACCAAGGACCATACGACTGGAATAGGTGGTTCAGCAATCTCAACAACGAGAACGTGTTGTCACTGGATTACCCACTTCGGTTACCCAAGGCTCGttgtgttagggtttgtatactagaaatcacctttcgagtgattgaatactgtaaaactgtaattattattttctaatgaatgcaacagattatatttgtcatgatgttgttatgttttacatttaatggatgtttattgcatatttaaatgtattagcgaacataacaaagtctaagtctttgtttagtagaccggttgtgggctgcgctcaatttaaggtacgcggccaatcctgaacaaagaaaaataacaatttcacaacctagataggcctagactacc
This region includes:
- the LOC121743793 gene encoding probable aldo-keto reductase 2, whose product is MEEKVPRVKLGSQGLHVSKQGLGCMGMSFLYGPPKPESDMIKLIHHALNSGVTFLDTSDNYGPHTNEILIGKALKGVAREKVQVATKFGITTNDGNTEIRGDPQYVRSACEASLNRLGIDYIDLYYAHRIDTRVPIEVTMGELKKLVEEGKIKYVGLSEASASTIRRAHAVHPLTAIQNEWSLWSRDLEDEIVATCRELGIGIVAYSPLGRGFFSSGVQLIHSLPEGDVRKNLPRFQIENIETNKAVFDRVTEMAARKGCTPSRLALAWVHHRGDDVCPIPGTTQITNLNQNIGALSVKLTQQDMAELESYVSADVVKGERHALMASTWIASETPPLSSWKAD
- the LOC121745846 gene encoding rop guanine nucleotide exchange factor 5-like, with protein sequence MESLAEHGDADTTESREIEMMKEKFAKLLLGEDMSGSGQGVCSALAISNAITNLCASVFGRLWRLEPLPSDKRSLWRREMEWLLSVTDHIVELKPSLQILPNGARVEVMSCQPRSDLYVNLPALQKLDSMLLETLDGFSKTVFWYVDQGIVAPQADGTVSFQKRQEDKWWLPVPRLPPGGLPEAARKLLSHKLESVNQILKASTAINSSTLADMEVPESYLETLPKTGRACLGEVIYRCITSERFSSECLLDCLDLESEHAALDMANCVEAAIYVWRRKQSPKSTPHPSHCAARSSWVIVKDLVAYGDKSELLAERAESLLQSLKQRFPGLTQTTLDATKIQYNKDVGKSILESYSRAMESLAFNIAARIEDLLYVDDINKQSDRLSSAHRTPNKSPDPATGERTPLLVGSCHKPMRCGMGVKRVLTHYLVGDGKANGCGQNRQGIDAVSTRVSEGIASHRSIDSKYQLI